Proteins from a genomic interval of Salinarchaeum sp. Harcht-Bsk1:
- a CDS encoding pyridoxal phosphate-dependent aminotransferase has protein sequence MTAFSERVESVSISGIRKVFEAAGEDAINLGLGQPDFPTPAHARDAACEAIQDGLADGYTSNKGTESLREAIAHRYDVDWDIDVDPADVIATAGGSEALHIALEAHVDPGEEVLFPDPGFVSYDALTKIAGGDPVPLPLREDLTLDPATVEEAITDDTAVFVVNSPANPTGAVQSEADMREFARIADEHDVLCLSDEVYEHIVFDGEHHSPIQYAESDNVVVVSACSKTYSMTGWRLGWVTGSERRIERMLRVHQYGQACASAPSQYAAEAALTGPREPVEEMVTAFEERRDLVLDELTDMGLEVPTPQGAFYAMPSVPEGWVDEVIDRGVVVVPGDAFGERGAGYARISYATGLEELEDALAIMRDATRAIQ, from the coding sequence ATGACGGCATTCTCCGAACGCGTGGAGTCGGTGTCGATCAGCGGGATCCGGAAGGTGTTCGAGGCCGCTGGCGAGGACGCGATCAACCTCGGACTCGGCCAGCCCGACTTCCCGACGCCGGCCCACGCTCGCGACGCCGCGTGCGAGGCGATCCAGGACGGCCTCGCCGACGGCTACACGTCGAACAAGGGTACCGAATCGCTCCGTGAGGCGATCGCCCACCGGTACGACGTGGACTGGGACATCGACGTCGATCCCGCGGACGTCATCGCGACCGCTGGCGGTTCCGAGGCGCTGCACATCGCGCTCGAAGCCCACGTCGATCCGGGCGAGGAAGTGCTGTTCCCCGACCCCGGGTTCGTCTCCTACGACGCACTGACGAAGATCGCCGGCGGCGACCCGGTGCCGCTTCCGCTCCGGGAGGACCTGACGCTCGATCCCGCGACTGTCGAGGAGGCTATCACGGACGACACCGCGGTCTTCGTCGTCAACAGCCCAGCCAACCCGACCGGCGCCGTCCAGTCCGAGGCCGACATGCGCGAGTTCGCCCGGATCGCGGACGAGCACGACGTGCTCTGTCTCTCCGACGAAGTCTACGAGCACATCGTCTTCGACGGCGAGCACCACTCACCGATCCAGTACGCCGAGAGCGACAACGTCGTCGTGGTCTCCGCCTGCTCGAAGACCTACTCGATGACTGGCTGGCGACTCGGCTGGGTCACCGGGAGCGAACGACGGATCGAGCGGATGCTTCGCGTCCACCAGTACGGCCAGGCCTGCGCGAGCGCACCGTCGCAGTACGCCGCCGAGGCGGCGCTGACCGGCCCACGCGAACCCGTCGAGGAGATGGTCACTGCCTTCGAGGAGCGCCGTGACCTGGTGCTCGACGAACTCACCGACATGGGCCTCGAGGTGCCGACGCCACAGGGCGCCTTCTACGCGATGCCGAGCGTCCCTGAGGGGTGGGTCGACGAGGTGATCGATCGCGGCGTGGTCGTCGTGCCTGGAGACGCGTTCGGCGAACGGGGTGCCGGATACGCCCGGATCAGTTACGCGACTGGACTGGAGGAACTAGAGGACGCACTCGCGATCATGCGCGACGCGACGCGGGCGATCCAGTAG